A single window of Haliotis asinina isolate JCU_RB_2024 chromosome 5, JCU_Hal_asi_v2, whole genome shotgun sequence DNA harbors:
- the LOC137284396 gene encoding G-protein coupled receptor GRL101-like: MFIWEDGSPLTFRKWYKDDTVTEPGGARLETCTALTTRGWHDIGCGNPIGTGFICEKKAGNESQSVGPPVLPVPSNQLLHSHTPQYMVCGNGEIVSALLICDGREDCLDGTDELECDSDCGRDQYKCDNGRCISISLYCDFVNDCGDNSDEEYCIPTPCSGGWSCKSGQCISTAERCDMVENCVDGSDEEECDTCNSFECYDGRCIPNVWKNDDIVDCDGANMEDEYGQHEDMPPLNLTLPSDQYPLKIYGATNLSCLRMPDVFGKVSRSFDGNNIDACSLTVCPEGFYRCPGSYCIPVYLVCNGVTDCPRGDDEHDCGSYRCPGYYRCRSSGLDINHCIHTNELCDNIYHCPGGDDERFCQSTCPDECTCIGYSIVCEMGMPLISHLPKAARRIELLNIDMSEINLEFDGFYLLESLKMINCSLTQLPRIVNLLNLQSLYVRKTEIMEIPEGTFSAPRLKHLDLSLNENLHHIVPGSFSGLGALETLDLSETGISHLPADVFLGMPNLKDISFSDTSIADIESGAFNGLSLVKTLNIDDADIEIFSENIFKGLDHLKTLYADSPVMCCDGIRPQSVQIGECYAETDKISSCSDLIGNDLLRIFLWILAVMAVIGNLSALLFRLTYNRSVLRKGYGIFITNLCVADLIMGVYLVIIGSVNVYYKGTYMWHAFYWKHSYLCQFSGFLSTMSSEASCLFIFLVTVDRFFATKFPFGQVRFTRKWAIVVSVSTWLIAIVLSATPLLFDDWNFYTDNSVCLALPFSDDMTPEWMYAFSIFVCFNFLVFLLIVFGQIFIYREVTSNSVVKDEKRSAQELSIAKRLFFVAFTDFCCWFPIGIMALLAAFGTEIPDVTYAWTLVFILPVNSAINPLLYTLPLITGMKVCNSPKSSKNGRIDSNKKSSSGSNLDASFVSNGKHDDLKPMEQDEKSFVCKGVGQQPSTHSVYTGVPSDGMERLVDVVQSGRVTALGLLHTIRNILEFLYDPSLKDQISPLDDDSVYVMIDRQTITEACLRGPQRDN, translated from the exons ATGTTTATCTGGGAGGATGGTTCACCACTCACATTCCGGAAGTG GTACAAAGACGACACGGTGACTGAACCAGGGGGTGCTCGTCTCGAGACGTGTACAGCGTTGACAACACGCGGATGGCATGATATCGGATGTGGTAACCCAATCGGTACTGGCTTTATCTGTGAAAAGAAAGCCGGTAATGAGTCGCAGTCTGTTG GTCCCCCGGTACTTCCGGTTCCTTCCAATCAGCTGCTGCACTCGCACACGCCACAATACATGGTGTGTGGCAATGGTGAGATTGTATCCGCTCTGTTGATTTGTGATGGGAGAGAGGACTGTTTGGATGGCACGGATGAGCTGGAATGTG ATAGCGACTGTGGGCGCGATCAGTACAAGTGCGACAACGGTAGATGCATCTCCATCAGCCTCTACTGCGATTTTGTCAACGACTGTGGTGACAACTCTGATGAGGAATACTGCA TTCCTACGCCCTGCAGTGGCGGTTGGTCTTGTAAGAGCGGGCAGTGTATATCGACTGCAGAGAGATGTGACATGGTAGAAAACTGTGTTGATGGCAGTGATGAAGAGGAATGCG atacTTGTAATAGTTTTGAATGCTATGATGGTCGTTGTATCCCGAATGTTTGGAAGAATGACGACATCGTCGACTGTGACGGTGCAAATATGGAAGACGAATACGGTCAACATGAAGACATGCCCCCTCTTAATCTCACTCTACCCTCCG ATCAGTATCCACTGAAGATCTATGGAGCTACAAACCTATCTTGTCTGAGGATGCCAGACGTATTTGGGAAAGTGTCACGGTCGTTTGATGGAAATAACATTGATGCCTGCA GCTTAACGGTATGCCCAGAAGGGTTCTACAGATGCCCAGGCAGCTACTGTATtccagtatatcttgtgtgcaATGGCGTCACAGACTGCCCCAGAGGAGATGATGAACACGACTGCG GTTCCTATAGATGTCCTGGTTACTATCGCTGTCGGAGTTCAGGATTGGACATCAACCATTGCATCCACACTAATGAACTATGTGACAACATTTACCATTGCCCAGGAGGTGACGATGAGAGGTTCTGTCAAAGCACATGCCCCGACGAATGCACCTGCATCGGATATTCCATTGTTTGCGAAATGGGAATGCCATTAATTTCTCACTTGCCAAAAGCTGCCAGAAGAATAGAACTTCTAAACATTGACATGTCAGAGATTAATCTAGAGTTTGATGGGTTTTATCTGTTAGAGAGTCTGAAAATGATTAACTGCAGTTTGACACAACTTCCTCGGATCGTTAATCTTTTAAACTTGCAATCACTGTACGTAAGGAAAACGGAAATAATGGAAATACCAGAAGGAACCTTCTCAGCTCCTCGTCTGAAACATCTCGACTTATCATTGAACGAAAACCTTCATCATATTGTACCAGGCTCCTTTAGTGGTTTGGGAGCATTAGAAACGCTGGATCTATCTGAGACTGGCATATCCCACTTACCAGCTGACGTTTTTCTAGGTATGCCGAATCTGAAAGACATCTCATTCTCCGACACCAGTATTGCCGATATTGAATCTGGTGCATTCAATGGACTCTCACTGGTCAAGACTTTGAATATTGACGATGCTGATATTGAAatcttttctgaaaatatattcaaaggcctTGATCATTTGAAAACCCTGTATGCTGATTCACCAGTTATGTGTTGTGATGGAATTCGACCTCAATCGGTCCAGATTGGGGAATGCTATGCAGaaactgacaaaatatcatCTTGTTCTGACTTGATAGGTAATGACTTACTCCGTATTTTCCTCTGGATTTTAGCAGTCATGGCCGTCATTGGTAACCTCTCTGCCCTCTTGTTtagacttacatataacagatctGTGTTGAGGAAAGGCTATGGTATCTTCATTACAAATCTCTGCGTGGCTGATCTCATCATGGGCGTATATCTAGTCATCATTGGATCAGTTAATGTGTACTATAAAGGAACCTATATGTGGCATGCATTTTACTGGAAACACAGTTACCTGTGTCAGTTTAGTGGATTCCTCTCAACGATGTCCTCGGAGGCTTCCTGTCTCTTCATTTTTTTAGTCACCGTGGACAGATTTTTTGCAACCAAATTCCCTTTTGGCCAAGTCAGATTCACTAGGAAATGGGCAATAGTTGTGTCAGTATCAACATGGCTCATCGCCATAGTATTATCAGCGACACCACTCCTGTTTGATGACTGGAACTTCTACACAGACAACTCTGTATGTCTGGCTCTACCATTCTCTGACGACATGACTCCAGAATGGATGTATGCATTCTCTATTTTTGTGTGCTTCAACTTCCTTGTGTTCCTCCTGATTGTATTTGGTCAGATATTCATCTACAGAGAAGTGACTTCAAATTCTGTAGTGAAAGATGAGAAGAGGAGTGCCCAGGAGCTGTCCATTGCAAAACGACTCTTTTTCGTTGCTTTCACAGATTTTTGCTGCTGGTTCCCAATTGGTATTATGG CATTGCTCGCAGCATTTGGGACTGAGATTCCGGACGTTACCTATGCTTGGACCTTAGTGTTTATTCTACCTGTTAACTCTGCCATCAATCCGCTGTTGTATACCCTACCACTTATAACAGGGATGAAGGTATGCAACAGCCCT AAATCAAGTAAAAATGGGAGAATAGATTCCAACAAGAAGAGCTCATCGGGTTCGAATCTTGATGCCTCCTTTGTATCTAATGGCAAACATGACGATTTGAAACCGATGGAACAAGATGAAAAATCTTTTGTCTGCAAAG GTGTCGGGCAACAACCTTCGACACATTCAGTATATACTGGCGTTCCATCAGATGGCATGGAAAGACTCGTGGACGTTGTCCAGTCTGGAAGAGTAACAGCTCTTGGTCTTCTCCACACGATTCGCAATATTCTGGAATTTCTTTATGATCCAAGTTTGAAAGATCAGATTTCTCCACTCGATGATGATAGTGTTTACGTCATGATAGACAGGCAG ACCATAACGGAGGCATGTCTTCGTGGACCCCAGCGAGACAACTGA